One window of the Anopheles cruzii chromosome 2, idAnoCruzAS_RS32_06, whole genome shotgun sequence genome contains the following:
- the LOC128268387 gene encoding putative ATP synthase subunit f, mitochondrial, whose amino-acid sequence MAIGDYPAEYNPKTHGPYDPARFYGKPDTPFGQVKVGEVGAWLARRDKNPRALAGVFSRTFWRWQHKYMQPKRTGIAPFFQVVVGGVIFFYTINYGKLKHHRNYKYH is encoded by the coding sequence ATGGCAATAGGAGATTATCCAGCGGAGTACAATCCGAAGACTCACGGCCCGTACGATCCGGCCCGTTTCTACGGCAAGCCCGACACCCCGTTCGGACAGGTAAAAGTTGGAGAAGTGGGCGCATGGCTCGCACGGCGCGACAAGAACCCACGGGCTTTGGCCGGAGTTTTTAGCCGCACATTCTGGAGATGGCAACACAAGTACATGCAGCCGAAGCGGACCGGAATCGCTCCGTTCTTTCAAGTAGTTGTCGGAGGTGTGATATTTTTCTACACCATTAACTACGGCAAGTTGAAGCATCATCGCAACTACAAGTATCACTAA